The Bos taurus isolate L1 Dominette 01449 registration number 42190680 breed Hereford chromosome 16, ARS-UCD2.0, whole genome shotgun sequence genome includes the window tCTCTGTGGTGAGAAGATTGGAAGTCAGCCTCTTATATATCCAAAGATGTGTGAGATACATTCTTGCTCTTAGGTGGAAACAAACATGCtaaaaagcaaacagaacaaCAGTGCAGATTGCAGCAAGAGTTATACTAAATCTTGATGCAATCTGAGAGGCAGACACCCAGGTAAGGGAGTCAGGAGAAGGActttctgagaaagaagaatctaAGCTAGATTGTACAGGATAAGGAGTTGCCAAAACCAGATCAAACAATATATATGACATGTTTCTCCCTCAGATTCCCAAGGATGACAGTCCTCACAGTGTGGGACTCAGGTCACAGGTCCAACTCTCGTTAAACTAGCAAGCTCCTGCCAGGCACCTGGTATGCTTGTTGCTTGATTTGGAATGAATCCTGTGATTCCAATCCCTGCAGGCTCTAGTGTTTTCTTCTGCAGACACCAGATGTCTGCAAGAGGGGCAGAATCAACTGCAGGAAACATAAGCACCTGCTTCTAACTCCACTGAAAACAAACCTGCTGAGcaccctcccatcccacctccGTCCATCCAGGTCTTCCTCGTCCTTTCAGACCAAGCACAGATGCCACTTTCAGAAGCCCCTGCTGAGTCCTCCAAGGGGACACAGTCCGTCTCTTTGCTGAAGCCCCAGAAGTACCCTCGCTTCTTCAGTAATGCCTAGCACATCCAGCCTTGAATCGCAGTTTCAGAGAGGTGTCTTTGTCTCAGAACTCAAAGACATGAGGGACAGGGGGAGAAGCCTGGGCCCCAGGAGGTCCCATGCCCAGGATATCTGGGAAGAGAAGGTAGAAGCTTGAATGGGCCCAGAAGAGCAGAGGAGTCAGCCCGGGGTCAGGGTGAGGGTTTGCGGGGGGTCCTCTCCAGCTTCTCTTttcaccccccccccacacacacacacaactggccATTCCAGGCTGTCCTCACTTACCTGAAGTGGATTTGCCAGGTCTTTCTTCCAAGTCACTGCGCAGTGTTCCTAGGTTGGAACACCGCCCCCTCTCCTTGCTCACCACATCCAGCACCTACCCAAGCACTACCTGTTCTTTCAACCCGCCTCAGAGCTTTCTTGTGACGCCCACCCCCACCAGGTGAACTCAGGCCTCCTTTTCCTCCCAGTGGCTTCAGCATCTTTCTGCCTTCAACACTGGCACGCTTCTTGGGTGCTGAGCAGGTTGCAGTCAGAAATGGTTTCTTCTTTATCTCCACGTCCTCAGTacctggggttccctggtggctcagatggtaaagaatctgcctgtaatgcaggagacccaggttcgatccctgggttgggaagattccctgggagggaatagcaacccactccagcattaaTGAAAGGACAAATACATGAGTCTGTATTCTTCCCTGGTCTTCCTTTGGGCCAGAAACCTTACtcatctttgtgaccccatctcAGCACCCTCCACGCGGTGGCGTCACAGTGAAGGTTTGTGGCTGAATGAATGGATTAAGCTGTTCCCAGTCATGCTTCCACATGCCAGCCCAGTGTGGGAATACTGATTCTttgagctgattctttgaaaatggACTATAAACATgaaatgtattttgaatatttgtCAGAAGAATCCAACATGGTGCATACTTTACAGTCCTCAGACCCCTAGTAATGCCTCACCCAAGTGTATCTCATGGAAAAGTCCGGCAAAGGTCACGTTAGGAGCACGCCGCAGCACTCCCCATGCCATACAGGTATATTCCCCATCTTCCTGTTCTGCACAGCTGGCTGGACGGCAGGAACGCGTCAAGGCACAGGTGGGCACTCCTGCAGTGACAGACCGCCAGGTCACTCAAATGAGAGAAAGCCTTCAGTTTGCAGTAACCGACTGCTTGTCTCTGTGGCCCTCCTCTCCCTTGTAGCTACGCTTCCTGAGAATCTTATCTCAGGACTCTGGTGTCAGTGTGAACAGGAAAGGGTAGGAGAGAATCCCTACGTGGGATACTAACCTCAAGTTGCCATCTGTTCCCTAACCAAGCTTTCACCAGCTATGCAAATGAGGAGCCTGTGTTTCAGGTGGAAATGCTCCGAAGcccaccctttccccttctgGCAGAAATGGAGTCTGAAAGAGAGCAGTGTTTGCAGTGAGCAGACGGCTGCCCCACTCTCCCTCTGCTGGTGGTTTCTTTGCCTCCCTCCTCTGGGGAGAGAGGGGCTCAGGACCCACACACCGGCTCCAGTTCTGCCCAGGTCTTGATCGGCGGCTCTCGGGTGGTGCAGAAGGGCCTCGTGGTAGCAGACAGTGTATGCTTGAGAGCTGATGTCGTCCCAGAGTAAAGGCCTGACAAGAGAGGATAGGATTTCAGAGAGACTAGAGAAAGCAGGTTTGCAGCCAGCAGAGAAGtcttctatttgtttttctcaggCCATCAGAGGGTCTCAACTAGTTAAGATGGTGGGACTTGTGTATGACATTTGGAAAGTGTCACCTATGAGAGAGGAAAGCCCCTCACACTGTAAAGAGGGACCTCACTGGATTTCAGCCCCAggcccaccctgccccaccccaccccctgccagctGTCTGATGCCTGTGCCACTGTATGCGGGTGCCCAAGGCCACTGTTTAGTCTGTGGCTCACCCCCTTCTGTCTAAACCCTGTCTGAGTCTAATGTCCATCCTGGGCATGGCTGGGACCAGAGTGTTCATCTCTGTTTTGTGGCAGAAGTAACTGTtattcctcccacccctccaccccttccccacttCTTTGCCACCCCGGCTCCtcgcctctctctgtctctctctctctctccctgcaggCTGGGTGGAACCAGAACGACCCCACGCTGATCAGAAACAAGCAGCTGTGCTCCACATGTCGAGGAGTGAAAATGGTAGGTGAGGGGATGGCAGGTGTGGGCATGGGTGTCCCCAGGGCACAGCACTACGCCTTCCGCACCAAAGCCCAGCAGAGAgaccaggagcctggcaggaaggGCCACAGATGAGCAGCTGCTAGCCTGGGAGCTCCATCACCTTACATGATATACCTCCCCATTTGCAACGAACCACAGATGAACCGAGGCAGGTTGAACCCGAGGGGAAAAGCAGAGTTGAGCTGCTTTGCTTGGCCTCAGGTGACTACCCTACAGAGGTGCCGGAGGTTATGGAGCCTCTTCTCTGCCTTAACATGTCTCCAACACAACACTCAGCATCACAGCCATGACACAAGCAGCTTCATCCTGGGCTTTGTCGTACATTCAGTCGTCGCCTCGGTGGTGGAGCTGGGGGGAGAATCTCTGGTACTTCCTGGCTACAGGTGGTTGTTTGTTGCTGGTGGTAGGGAATGGTGGGTCAGGGGAGTTTTAGGAAAGAAAAGGCTATTTAGGGGATGTGGGTGCCTCAAGAACAAAGCTCTGACATCTGAGTTGCTAAAGAAAGAGGTGTATTTCAGGAGGGAGGCTGTACGTGTTGGAGTTAAGACTTGGGTCAGTGTAAGAAGCAAGGTTAGGGGCCTTCTGAGAAAGCATCGGGCTTAGATTGAAGGTTGACTTAGTTGAATGGTTAGGTTTGGGTTTGGGAAGCATCTCTTTAATTCTGATCCTCTTTGACTCAGGGAGGAAGGTGAGGCTAGTTGTGCAGAAACAGGAAAGGGGCGAGGAATAGAAGACAAACAGGAGGCACGAGCGAGGCCCCTTTGATGAGTTCACAGTGAAAATGCTTCCAACGAGCAAGTGTTTCGCTGGGTTTGTGAGTTTGTTATGTGGGATTTGGAAATGTCACTGAAGCTACCAACAAAGGTGTACCCGGATGTTACAACATCCATTCATGTTCTGCATAATTAGGATCACAGTGTTCAGTATCAGCTTTGGCTGGGGTCTGGGAAACTGGGATTGGAATTTCTCCTGGTCTTATTTCTGGAATCACTTGTGTCTACGTTTAGAAGGCTCTGACCCCAGGCCTAAGCAGGCCCTGGCCAGTTGGCTCCCTGGGGACCTCAGCAGCTGTTCTCTCTCTCAAGACCTCTTTTCTGACCTTTGCTTTTGCCCAAACCAGCCCAAGTGGAAGCACACAGCAGGGTTTTATCATTCGTCGGAATGCCCAAAGAAAGCGCCTCAGATGCAAAAGTGCCCAAGGGCCCTTCCCTATTGCTGTCAGAACCGGGCCTCGCAGAGCCTAGGGGAAATGAAAAGAGGTTAGAAAATAAGTGCGAAATACTCTTGGCTCACTGTGTGCAGTAGCAGCTCCGCTTCCTTCTTGGCGGGGACTGGGGTGGGGACTGCTTTGTCACTGAGACCCCTCCATTCATGGGGTGGAGCGGAGATGCTAGGAAGGTATCAAAAGACTcctaggaaattccctggtgggccagtggctgaCACTGTGCTTccaggaggcgtgggttcaatccctggtcagggagctgagatcctgcatgccatggggAACGGCCAAAAAAGGTGATTCATAAAAATAGAGGGCACTTCCTCAACTTGGTGTGGGGTGTCTAccaaaaacccacagctaacatcaaacTTAATGAGGAAAGACTGGGTGTTTTCCCCTGAGACCAGGGACAGACCTGGATATGTACTGTTGCCTCTTCTGTTCACCATTTAGTGTTCATTCTAGTCAGGAAaattaaggcaagaaaaagaaactgaaattagaataaaagaaattaaaactatgGAAACATAAAACCATATTTCAAATGatgtgattttatatatagaaaaccctatatatatttctatatataaaaccctttttatatatagaaattttatatataggGATCCACAAAACATttactagagctaataaatgagtACAGCAAAGTTATGGGACACAAGATCTAtgtacaaaaaataattttatttctatgtattagcaatgaacaatccaaaaatgaaataaagagaacTATTCCAATTATAATAgtggcaaaaaattaaaataggaataaattcaataaaagaaaggagaaaatgataTATGAATGACTCACTAAATGCAACTTGAGTTTGCTAAGATGGTATGTTATTTCTATAACTTAGAGTGCAGTTTTGGGCATTGTTACACATGTGACTTTCTTCCATAGGTGCAACCAAAAACTCTGATAATCCCAGATGATCGGAAACTATCCTTTGCAAATATTATGAATCATAGGTAAGTTAAAGATTTAAATCAGGACACAGATTTATATCTGGTTATATTCATTTGGGGACATAGGATAGTGGGTTGAGTAATATAATAAGTAAAATGTTTGGGGAATGCTTAAGCGATGAGTTTCTTGAGTGGTTTCATTTTCTGGTTAAACTATTAATACACAGTTAGACCAAAAAAATAGTTGTTTTTACCTTTTCCCTAAACAGCTATTGAAACTAATGTACAaactataatttttctttctaccttCATAATACCTGTACAAGGCATAGAATAGATTTGTTTGATGACTTAGAGCTAAACACAAATTTTCCATGTAGATGACATATCTAATCCGTAAGATATGGGAGATTACACATTACTTCTCTTGGCCTGGGACAGCCTCTGATACACTGCAGTGACTAAAATTACTGTTAACCATTCCTTTTGTTGTCATTTGCTGCTTTCTTACCAAGATCAAATATATCAGAAATAAAGTCCAGTCAAAGTTTGATTAGTTggattttggggtttttttcctgCATGTTACTACCAGACAGGGAAGAagaattcagttttcattttattaaaaaactcaaaacatgGAGTCACCCTGGATAAGGAACCAAGATAATTGGACTTGCCTTGCAGTAGATGGTTGAAATGTAAGCCTACACTGACCTTTACATATGACTAAGCCAAAAAGTTATATGTGATCTAATGACAATCATTAACTTGTTTCCTCTACGGAGAGCAATAATGTTGGAAAATACATAGGCCCTTTTGTAACATAGGATGGACAGTAGTAGATATTATATTTCTCTGTATGAGTTCAGGGACATTTATACAAACTAAGATGCGGACTCAGACGCATCAAAACCACGTCCTGGCCCGAGTAGACATGGTGGTGGAGGAAATGGGCATTTGAATGTGACAGGCTCCAGCACTAACATTACCTACACCAACTCTATACTTAATAAGTGCTCTTAGATCACGATAAATTTAACTCATAAATATTCTTTACAGACTTTAAATGGAAAATTGAACTATTTAAACTCGGGAATTTCTGAGCTAAAGTTCATTCTTCTATGAaagagagttttgaaaagtttTGACCCAATTTATTTATCTTGTATATTTGGTACTTTAAAGAAAGTCTCAAGTCGTgagtcattaatttttttaaaaaccaagctCTTCTTCCTTTAAAGCTTAGAGTGAAGGCTGAACCAATCCTAAAATCATGTCAATCCCAGTATTATTAGATTggtcatttttagtttttattttttagtaaaatgaaagaaaacatccTACTCTGAGATTTAGCTTGTGTGACTATAACGTAAGATCCTGGTTCTGTTTGTAGCTTATAATTTCTCTCCTTACAGTCTCTAAATATCACTACGCATATAAGCTGATGAAATTGTCTTCATTGAAATACTTTTTAAGAGACTTTAATTATAGTCATTGTGGGAATCAAATGATGTTTGTTGattggaaggaatgaaggaaagaggaaaaggagaaaggaaaagacagaggaaataaGTATGAGCAGATAGATATATATTTGTTGTATTATAGTGTAGACAGTTCTTAAACTATTGTCTTACAAATACCACCTTCTTGTTTGCCAAAAATGGGCAATtaaaggtatttttctttttcttagtccCAGTGAATCCTCCAATggcaatttaataaaattaactgGATGGATTGACCATATTTTTAGTAGCAAAGTTAAAATAATCTTGGAAAAATCTTTGTTGAAATAGATACCAAGAAATGAATGTAGAGATGTAGCTTGCTCATCCAAGTTTACAGATTGGTCAATCTttagaaaaaaaacaacttaaaataatgtagaaatggtttggggcttccccgatgggtcagtgggtaaagaatctgcctgctaatgcaggagatgccagagacatgggttcgatccatgggtcaggaagatcacctggagaagcaaatgggaacccactccagtattctgcctggaaaattccatggacagaggagcctggagtctaccatccatgcagttgcaaagagttggacatgactgagcaattgagcacctTTTGGTTGAGAGTCACTTCCAATCTTAGCTTCCGGAAAAAATAGACAGTGGTCAAGACATTTTCTCCAAAATTGGAGGATTGTGATAAAAATATGCTCAATTTTGCACTTGAAAGGTAGATTGGAAGtgttgtttacatttttcttgaGAACTGGAGGATTCTCTCCTTAATCCCTTCTATTTTCAGACTATACATGTTCTGACAgtgaaataaaatagttttttaaatgcaGCTTTTATCAAACTCCATGAAAATATCACTTAAGTAAAAAGAGCTTCTGAAGTAGTGGTCTTTGACCAGTCATCTCACACTGCAGCCAAGTGATCTGAATACCAAGTTAGCAGGTGCTGGGTTCGAGAGCccatctgtgttttaaaatttataaagacaCATTCCTTTCTGCCAAGCCCTAGCCAAATCACTAATATGTATTCTTGCTTCTTCCCATCAGAATGATGAGTCTCCATCAGCCAAAAGCCCAGACTGTACCCAAACGTTCTCGTGATGACATCCTAACAGGTTTGCCTTCTTTTGGAGTACTTGTAGGGAGACACATACCACCCTCATGGTAACAGAATGAAAAGTTTACTGCCTAAGataatttctgaattttttgAACAAATTCCCATTCTCCATCCCTTCTCTTTCACGTTCTGCTTATTGACCTGTTTCGGTGGGTCCACACCCCTCCCTTCactccagccctccctgtcccctcTTCAGCCCTCACTTGGCCTTATCCCTGGTGTGTTCCTTCCCAGGTCCTCTCCATGCCACATCGCTCTGCCCCATTTAAAGAGCCCCATAATCCACTTGCTGAAGAATGTCTATAGATAATTCCCTTCTCAGGCAGTCCTAATAGCCCCAATTAAGGGGAGAAAGGATGTATGTCTCCACACTGCTGGAATGGCCTTCCCAAGCCCTGAACCCTCCCTCCCACAGGCTCCTTGGAGCACCTGCCTTCTCCTGGCAGCTGCCCAGTGCTATTCTTACATTCACTCGCTGGTAATAGAATAAAAGGATAGCAACTCTATCTCTGGCTTCAGCATTGACATAAATCTTATCTTTTAGAGAAACCAATACAGGGctggtggaggaggggtgggtcATTCTTTGGAGTGATGTAATTCAAGGGTTTGATGCAGCAGAGGCTGTCACTTTATGTCCGTATTTTCATCTGTTTCCAGATTAACTGAAGccactttcagtttttcttttgatACACATAGAAAGGAAAATCAAGAGCACTTTCTTTACTTCATACTAATGGGAAAGTCTAAGCTCTGTCCTGGGAGGTTGCAGGGGAGTTAGAGCCAGAATTGAACTGAGAAGACATCAGAAAGGAAATTTGAGGACAGAAGGCGTATCTTGAAGCAGTGTCAAAAGGGAGGATCAGAGACTAAGTGGACAGCTGAGGTTAGGAGATTTCCACTCTAGTGGATCTCCAATTCCTTCTTATGTATACAGAAATATTGGCCTCTCTATTGCCTGTCATTTAGTCAAAGTGGACTGAAGATCCAAGAGTTAAGTGCATCCTTCATGAAAGTTCCCCCATCTGCCtgcaaccacctcattctcttgAAGCCTAGGGAACACTGGGCGAATGAACCCATGTGAGGCTGGTTTCAGGGTTCTCTCTTATCAGCCGCACATTCATTCTGAGTTTCCCTTAAGCCTGGATTTTTTTCAGGTCTGCCTCACAAAGGACGAAACCTACGTgtgcacacatactcacacataaTTACATGCCCTTCCCTaagcaaaaatgtttattttctgattttacagCACAATGTGATAAGATGCTTCTCATGAATTCGTTAACCCTGAGGATATATTTTCAACTACCAACATAAGAGCTAGACTCAATGAATGTAGATTATATTAAGTTCTCAATAGACATTGTTCTTGCCCATAGTTTTCATCCAAGAACCACAGTCTTGGAGGTAGGACTTCAGGGAGTGCTTTTAGAGCTGAGGCTTGATAGATTGGTAGTTGATTCCAGTCGCGACCCTTCTGAGCTGAGCTTTGCTCTTGTGTATGCtttctgaggttaaaaaaaaggtGCCTAGGaacagagagacctgggtttagaTCCTAGCCTTGCTAGACAGGTTTAGCTATCTTGTTGAAACTCTCTGGGTCTCTATGTTCCCACCTTTAAAACCAGAGAAGCATTTTGCCCACTCCCACCCCTGACAGCCAGACACTCACTACCAGCAGCCTTCACTTTTGATCGACCCAGAAAAGCTGCTGACACTGCCCCAGCCCCCCCTGGCTTATACAGCTTAGACGTGTCCCTACGTTGCGTAGCCTGTGGACATGCTGCAAATACCAAATGGCTGAGTCATCCAGCAAACATCACTGCCAGTGACTGCCCAACTCATTTTGTTGATCACGACAGTAATCCCTGGTGTTCTTCTGGATTCAGCTAAATTTCATAGATCCTCAATAATTCCTAGTGAGAACTAAGTAAATGGAAAGAGCCTATCTCTATTAAGTGATGGGGTTTCTTCATCTTGACTCTGGCCTTGAGTCCAGAGTTCCATAACACTCACAAGCTCTTGTCCATACACATAGGTACAGCTGCTAACCACCTGGCTTAAGCCTACCACCTGGCCTGGTCTACCACTCCACCAGGGCTAAGACGTGACACGAAGTGTTAGGATTAAGGAGATCTGGCTTCTGATCTTTAGTTCATCATGACCCTGGACCTCGGTTTCCTCTTCATTACAGTAATAACACTGAACTGGTTTGTGATCTTCTGACATCTCTTAGCTCTCATTCACCTGGACCACGGAGCTTTTCCAGAGAATTCAGGACACCAGCTCCCTTAGTCATTCCGTGACTTCCGATGAGAATATGCTATTTTAGACACTGATGTACTCTCCTTCACAATGAGTAGTCACAAAAATGAATATACCAACCATCTGTAAATAAACTGATAACCAAAGAAAAGGTCAGGATGGTAAGAgttttatgctatgctatgctatgctaagtcacttcagtcgtgtccgactctgtgcgaccccatagacagagccAGAGTTTTAAGGAGccctaaaataaattatttcataaaatgaaGGTTCCTTTTGAAATACAAGTGCATTTGCCCTACTGTTGGCTTTTGTAAGATcacatttgtttgtttgaagAGCAGAACCACACGTGTGTCCCTGAAAAGTCTTCTGAGGATTGTATCCTCTTTTCCCTTTAACTCATGTTACAATTCCAGTCGCACATTATCttcatttataatttaattgGCAGTCTCTCTGAATATTTGA containing:
- the C16H1orf105 gene encoding uncharacterized protein C1orf105 homolog isoform X1, yielding MKCILNICQKNPTWCILYSPQTPSNASPKCISWKSPAKVTLGARRSTPHAIQVYSPSSCSAQLAGRQERVKAQAGWNQNDPTLIRNKQLCSTCRGVKMVQPKTLIIPDDRKLSFANIMNHRMMSLHQPKAQTVPKRSRDDILTENVHYRLPILGPRTAVFHRLLSDAYETLQETQLSSLPSKEPVSKAVSQ
- the C16H1orf105 gene encoding uncharacterized protein C1orf105 homolog isoform X3 produces the protein MKCILNICQKNPTWCILYSPQTPSNASPKCISWKSPAKVTLGARRSTPHAIQVYSPSSCSAQLAGRQERVKAQAGWNQNDPTLIRNKQLCSTCRGVKMVQPKTLIIPDDRKLSFANIMNHRMMSLHQPKAQTVPKRSRDDILTAHKGSRSLSAGSCDWQESSPADLCL